From one Orcinus orca chromosome 10, mOrcOrc1.1, whole genome shotgun sequence genomic stretch:
- the SLC17A2 gene encoding sodium-dependent phosphate transport protein 3 isoform X2, whose translation MDEKPSTRKVPEFCSLRYGLALIMHFSNFTVITQRVSLSIAIIAMVNSTQQPGLFNASTERPLAFTLNRSNRSTKEFNSGASVYEWSPETQGIIFSSISYGIILTLIPSGYLAGIFGAKQMLGAGLLISSLLTLFTPLAADFGVILVIVIRTVQGMAQGMAWTGQFTIWAKWAPPLERSKLTSIAGSGAAFGSFIILCMGGLISQTLGWPFIFYIFGSIGCVCCLLWFMVIYDDPMHHPCISVREKNHIMSSLAQQSSSPRRSVPIKAMVRCLPLWAIFTGFFSHFWLCTIIITYLPTYISSVLHVNIRDSGVLSSLPFIAASSCTILGGQLADFLLSRNLLRLITVRKLFSSLGLLLPSLCAVALPFVASSYTTTIILLILIPGTSNLCDSGFIINTLDVAPRYASFLMGISRGFGLIAGIISSTATGFLISQVGPVY comes from the exons TTCCTGAATTCTGTTCATTACGCTATGGACTGGCTCTCATCATGCACTTCTCAAACTTCACCGTGATAACCCAGCGTGTGAGTCTGAGCATTGCAATCATTGCCATGGTGAATAGCACTCAGCAGCCTGGTTTATTCAATGCCTCCACAGAAAGACCTCTTGCATTCACCCTCAATCGCTCCAACAGATCCACCAAGGAGTTTAATTCGGGA gccTCTGTATATGAATGGAGCCCAGAGACTCAGGGTATCATCTTTAGCTCCATCAGCTATGGGATAATACTGACTCTGATCCCAAGTGGCTATTTAGCAGGGATATTTGGAGCAAAGCAGATGCTTGGTGCTGGTTTGCTGATCTCCTCCCTTCTCACCCTCTTTACACCACTGGCTGCTGACTTTGGAGTGATTCTGGTTATTGTGATTCGGACAGTCCAGGGCATGGCCCAG GGAATGGCATGGACAGGTCAGTTTACAATTTGGGCAAAATGGGCTCCCCCACTTGAACGAAGCAAGCTCACCAGCATTGCGGGATCAG GGGCAGCATTTGGGTCCTTCATCATCCTCTGCATGGGGGGACTAATCTCACAGACATTGGGCTGGCCTTTTATCTTCTACATCTTTG GTAGCATTGGCTGTGTCTGCTGTCTCCTGTGGTTCATGGTGATTTATGATGACCCCATGCATCACCCATGCATAAGCGTCAGGGAAAAGAACCACATCATGTCTTCACTGGCTCAACAG TCCAGTTCTCCTAGACGATCTGTCCCCATAAAGGCTATGGTCAGATGCCTGCCACTTTGGGCCATTTTCACGGGTTTTTTCAGCCATTTCTGGTTATGCACCATAATCATAACTTATCTACCAACGTACATCAGTTCTGTGCTCCATGTCAACATCAGAGAT AGTGGTGTTCTGTCCTCCCTGCCTTTTATTGCTGCCTCAAGTTGTACGATTCTAGGAGGTCAGTTGGCAGATTTCCTCCTGTCCAGGAATCTTCTCAGATTAATCACCGTCCGAAAACTCTTTTCATCCCTAG GGCTCCTCCTTCCATCACTGTGTGCTGTTGCCCTGCCTTTTGTGGCTTCCAGTTACACAACAACTATTATTTTGCTGATACTTATTCCTGGGACCAGCAACCTGTGTGATTCAGGATTCATCATCAACACCTTAGATGTCGCTCCCCG GTATGCAAGTTTCCTCATGGGAATCTCAAGGGGATTTGGGCTCATCGCAGGAATCATCTCTTCCACTGCCACCGGATTCCTTATCAGTCAGGTTGGGCCAGTTTATTGA
- the SLC17A2 gene encoding sodium-dependent phosphate transport protein 3 isoform X1, whose amino-acid sequence MDEKPSTRKVPEFCSLRYGLALIMHFSNFTVITQRVSLSIAIIAMVNSTQQPGLFNASTERPLAFTLNRSNRSTKEFNSGASVYEWSPETQGIIFSSISYGIILTLIPSGYLAGIFGAKQMLGAGLLISSLLTLFTPLAADFGVILVIVIRTVQGMAQGMAWTGQFTIWAKWAPPLERSKLTSIAGSGAAFGSFIILCMGGLISQTLGWPFIFYIFGSIGCVCCLLWFMVIYDDPMHHPCISVREKNHIMSSLAQQSSSPRRSVPIKAMVRCLPLWAIFTGFFSHFWLCTIIITYLPTYISSVLHVNIRDSGVLSSLPFIAASSCTILGGQLADFLLSRNLLRLITVRKLFSSLGLLLPSLCAVALPFVASSYTTTIILLILIPGTSNLCDSGFIINTLDVAPRYASFLMGISRGFGLIAGIISSTATGFLISQDSVSGWRNVFFLAAAVNMFGLVFYLTFGQAEIQHWAKERTLSRL is encoded by the exons TTCCTGAATTCTGTTCATTACGCTATGGACTGGCTCTCATCATGCACTTCTCAAACTTCACCGTGATAACCCAGCGTGTGAGTCTGAGCATTGCAATCATTGCCATGGTGAATAGCACTCAGCAGCCTGGTTTATTCAATGCCTCCACAGAAAGACCTCTTGCATTCACCCTCAATCGCTCCAACAGATCCACCAAGGAGTTTAATTCGGGA gccTCTGTATATGAATGGAGCCCAGAGACTCAGGGTATCATCTTTAGCTCCATCAGCTATGGGATAATACTGACTCTGATCCCAAGTGGCTATTTAGCAGGGATATTTGGAGCAAAGCAGATGCTTGGTGCTGGTTTGCTGATCTCCTCCCTTCTCACCCTCTTTACACCACTGGCTGCTGACTTTGGAGTGATTCTGGTTATTGTGATTCGGACAGTCCAGGGCATGGCCCAG GGAATGGCATGGACAGGTCAGTTTACAATTTGGGCAAAATGGGCTCCCCCACTTGAACGAAGCAAGCTCACCAGCATTGCGGGATCAG GGGCAGCATTTGGGTCCTTCATCATCCTCTGCATGGGGGGACTAATCTCACAGACATTGGGCTGGCCTTTTATCTTCTACATCTTTG GTAGCATTGGCTGTGTCTGCTGTCTCCTGTGGTTCATGGTGATTTATGATGACCCCATGCATCACCCATGCATAAGCGTCAGGGAAAAGAACCACATCATGTCTTCACTGGCTCAACAG TCCAGTTCTCCTAGACGATCTGTCCCCATAAAGGCTATGGTCAGATGCCTGCCACTTTGGGCCATTTTCACGGGTTTTTTCAGCCATTTCTGGTTATGCACCATAATCATAACTTATCTACCAACGTACATCAGTTCTGTGCTCCATGTCAACATCAGAGAT AGTGGTGTTCTGTCCTCCCTGCCTTTTATTGCTGCCTCAAGTTGTACGATTCTAGGAGGTCAGTTGGCAGATTTCCTCCTGTCCAGGAATCTTCTCAGATTAATCACCGTCCGAAAACTCTTTTCATCCCTAG GGCTCCTCCTTCCATCACTGTGTGCTGTTGCCCTGCCTTTTGTGGCTTCCAGTTACACAACAACTATTATTTTGCTGATACTTATTCCTGGGACCAGCAACCTGTGTGATTCAGGATTCATCATCAACACCTTAGATGTCGCTCCCCG GTATGCAAGTTTCCTCATGGGAATCTCAAGGGGATTTGGGCTCATCGCAGGAATCATCTCTTCCACTGCCACCGGATTCCTTATCAGTCAG gatTCTGTGTCTGGATGGAGGAATgtctttttccttgctgctgcTGTCAACATGTTTGGCCTGGTTTTTTACCTCACATTTGGACAAGCAGAAATCCAGCACTGGGCCAAAGAGAGGACTCTTAGCCGTCTCTGA